CGCGCGGCGGCCAGTGCACGCTGGTGCTGCGTTGGCCTTgagacgacggcgcagctgtaGCGACCTCtatggaggcggcggtgctctgGACAGCACGCTCTTTGCTCTGCTGCACCCACTCGCGCAGAGACGCGATCTTCCTTGCATGCTCACTTGCGTGTGCTTCGTACACGCCGCGCTCCTCACCGTCCAGCAGGCGCATCTCCActcggagctgctgcaggagtcGATTCAGCCGCCGTAGAATGTCTTGGGCTTTAGCGAACGtcgccgcacgcgcagaggaAGCGTTGACGttcccaccccctcttctacctgcgccgctgctactgctgTTGCCAACGCCGACGGTAGCCTGCTGGCGTGGTGCGTGCACGTCGAGGGGAAGTGCTTCGACCTGTTGCTCGAGGTCGAGCAGCTCTTCATGATACAGGGCTGCGTCCGTCATGACGTAGCGATGGTGCTCTCTGGAAAAGGTCTGTGTATGAGAGCATAGATGGTGGTGATAATGGTGGTGCCGACAGTGGTACAGTACTCTTCTGCCCCTTCATGTCGCGCCTCCAGTCGGGCGTGTGTAGCAGCAGTGGTGGAAGTACTAACCGGTCGCGTGGCACCCTTGTGGGAACGGGGGAACGAGGGTGAGTGGTCATGCGCGTATGGAAGACACGGAACGGAACAGGAGCAAGAGGGATagggtggggagagagggaacgGCGAGGGGGCAGATGCCACGCGAACACACTCCGGTACAACCGCAGAGACGAGTGCGAGGGCGTTCAAGATCATGGCGATTCAGCGCCGAGCTGGTAGAGCtacagagaggaggggataagaggagctgcagctcagcacgcgcatgtgcgtgcgtgcgcagtgAACGAGACACTCGAGGGAGGCGCGAGGAAGACGGTCGGTGAAGGAGCATGTGCGTATGCGAGCAGCTCCACAccctgcgcgcacgcagcacacactcCCTCTTGGCATTGatgcctcccccccccttccttcACGGCCATCTccgcgccgcgcaggagCCACACCCGTTTCGTTGCCGTCGCATGTGTTCGTAAAGCTTCGATCACGGCCTGCTATTCGGTGCATGGTTTTGTTGGTCACCAGTCGGCGCTTTCATTGGACACGCATCAACATGATTTCGTGTCAGgcgaaagaagaggggggaggaggaagtggaggaggggtCGCGCCCTcgagcacgtgtgtgtgtgtgtgtgtggatgagagcggcagcaccacaccACGAAGAAACGCAGCCCGAGAGTaataaaagaaaaaaacaggagacccaaaaaaaaagtgccGCCTACGCAAcggaaggaagaggggacGCGCGTGGTGTCTGCGGTGGGCGTAActggtgggtgggtgggtggatggAACAAGAGcaagagcgagggagagagaaacgagaggaggagaaggggagagggggagagggggcgtgcgtgcgtacgtTTGCCCCATCCACGTGAgcctgtgcacgtgtgcgg
This DNA window, taken from Leishmania donovani BPK282A1 complete genome, chromosome 17, encodes the following:
- a CDS encoding Qa-SNARE protein, putative, which codes for MTDAALYHEELLDLEQQVEALPLDVHAPRQQATVGVGNSSSSGAGRRGGGNVNASSARAATFAKAQDILRRLNRLLQQLRVEMRLLDGEERGVYEAHASEHARKIASLREWVQQSKERAVQSTAASIEVATAAPSSQGQRSTSVHWPPREGDNDEAEGGDGPVMPNRAEARQAATRINEVQHSTLQSLGRSEKLLNETETLGNEAATTLRAQTEQIKQTTVELDEMRSELGRASTELKCFMRRMARDRLIICFVIVIVVCIIITVVLAVLKHKWR